A genomic stretch from Sceloporus undulatus isolate JIND9_A2432 ecotype Alabama chromosome 5, SceUnd_v1.1, whole genome shotgun sequence includes:
- the LOC121931167 gene encoding 5-hydroxytryptamine receptor 7-like, with translation MLIKIGPNQFLEKQRPFVEETEQAYPRQRSTSIPFMTEGPSRSAQPYLLPTNATNLTDCGDDILLYGDTEKVVIGTVLSIITLLTIAGNSLVIISVCIVKKLRQPSNYLVISLAAADLSVAFAVMPFVIITDLVGGEWLFGEVFCNVFIAMDVMCCTASIMTLCVISVDRYLGITRPLTYPVRQDGKLMAKMVFIVWLLSASITLPPLFGWAKNITVERVCLISQDFGYTVYSTGVAFYIPMTVMLVMYNRIYKAAKASAEKHRFMDLPRSYEQEGTSCMDASVRRQPSTKRNKAAEECATLSKFLRHDRKNISIFKKEQKAARTLGIIVGAFAFCWLPFFLMSTARPFICGSRCSCIPLRLERTLLWLGYTNSLINPLIYAFFNRDLRTTFWNLLQCNYRNINRRLSAASMHEALKATEKHECIL, from the exons ATGCTGATAAAGATTGGCCCCAACCAGTTTTTGGAGAAGCAACGTCCCTTCGTAGAGGAGACAGAGCAAGCGTATCCCAGACAGAGGTCCACCTCAATTCCATTCATGACTGAAGGACCTTCTAGATCAGCCCAGCCATACCTGCTGCCCACCAATGCCACCAACTTGACAGACTGTGGGGATGATATCTTGCTGTATGGGGACACAGAGAAAGTCGTCATAGGGACGGTGCTCTCCATCATCACCCTGTTGACCATCGCTGGCAACAGTTTGGTCATCATCTCTGTGTGCATTGTCAAAAAACTCCGGCAGCCGTCCAACTACCTGGTGATCTCCTTGGCTGCTGCCGACTTGTCCGTAGCCTTTGCTGTCATGCCCTTTGTTATCATCACGGACCTGGTGGGAGGAGAGTGGCTCTTTGGGGAGGTCTTCTGCAATGTCTTCATTGCCATGGATGTCATGTGCTGCACCGCTTCAATCATGACTCTCTGTGTCATCAGTGTCGACAG GTACCTGGGAATAACACGACCTTTGACGTACCCCGTGAGACAAGATGGGAAGCTGATGGCCAAAATGGTGTTCATCGTTTGGCTCCTCTCTGCCTCCATAACTCTCCCTCCTCTGTTTGGCTGGGCTAAGAACATCACCGTGGAACGGGTGTGCCTCATCAGCCAGGACTTTGGTTACACCGTCTACTCCACTGGAGTTGCCTTCTACATCCCCATGACGGTCATGCTGGTGATGTACAACAGGATCTACAAGGCAGCCAAGGCCAGTGCTGAGAAGCATCGCTTCATGGACCTTCCGAGATCCTACGAACAGGAGGGGACCTCCTGCATGGATGCCAGTGTCCGACGCCAACCCAGCACCAAGCGCAACAAAGCGGCAGAGGAGTGTGCCACATTGTCTAAGTTTCTCCGCCACGATCGCAAGAACATTTCCATCTTCAAGAAGGAACAGAAAGCAGCCAGGACCCTGGGTATCATCGTTGGGGCCTTTGCCTTTTGCTGGCTCCCGTTCTTCTTAATGTCCACCGCCAGGCCTTTCATTTGTGGCAGCCGTTGCAGTTGCATTCCGTTGCGGCTGGAGAGGACACTGCTTTGGTTGGGCTACACCAATTCTCTCATCAACCCCTTGATCTATGCCTTCTTCAATCGGGACCTGAGGACTACCTTCTGGAACCTGCTGCAGTGCAACTATCGCAACATCAACAGGAGGCTTTCTGCGGCCAGCATGCACGAGGCCCTGAAAGCGACAGAAAAGCATGAGTGCATACTTTGA